The Fusobacterium polymorphum genome segment TACACCAATAGTTGACATCGTTTTCCTCCATTAAGTTTATTAGGTTAAATATTATAGCATTATTTAGAGGAAAAGTAAAGAATAAGAAAAAGGGGAGAGTAAATTATGAAGAAAAAGATTTTTACAAGTAGCTATCTAGGTTTAGAATCATATTTAGTTGAAGTAGAAGTTGATATTTCAAGAGGTTTACCCATGTTTTCAATAGTTGGAATGGGAGATACAGCTATACTTGAAAGTAAGTTTAGAGTAAAAGCAGCTTTGAAAAATTCTGATTATGAGATAGTTCCTCAAAAAATAGTTGTTAATTTATCTCCAGCAGGTATAAAAAAAGAAGGAGCACAGTTTGATTTACCAATAGCTTTGGGTATAATTTTAGAGATGAAACTTTTAAAAGATAAAAAAGATATATTTAAAGATTATCTTTTTGTAGGAGAATTATCTTTAGATGGAGAAGTAAAAGGTGTGAGTGGAACGATAAATAGTGTGATTCTTGCAAAGGAAAAAGGTTTTAAGGGAATAATAGTTCCTTATGAGAATAGAAATGAAGCAAGTTTGATAGATGGTGTAGATATAGTTGCTGTTAAGAATGTAACTGATGTCATAAATTTTATAGAAAATGGTATTAAGTTAGAATTTGAAAAAATAAATTTAGTTAAAGCAGAAGAAGATATTTTAGATTTTTCTGATGTTAAAGGTCAATATTTTGCAAAAAGAGCAATGGAAATTTCGGCAGCAGGAGGACATAATATACTTTTGATAGGTAGCCCAGGTTCTGGAAAATCTATGCTTGCCAAAAGAATGATAGGCATACTTCCAGAAATGAGTGAAAGTGAAATTATTGAAAGTACAAAAATATATAGTGTTGCAGGAGAATTATCTGAAAGAAACCCAATAGTATCAAAAAGACCTGTAAGAATGCCACATCATAGTACAACACTTGCAGCTATGGTGGGTGGAGGAAAGAAAGCTTTACCAGGTGAGATAAGTTTAGCAAGTAATGGAATTTTAATACTTGATGAAATGAGTGAGTTTAAGCATTCTGTCTTAGAAGCATTAAGACAACCTTTGGAAGATGGATATGTGAGTATAACAAGAGCTATGTATAGAGTGGAATTTAGAAGTAATTTTATTTTAGTTGGAACAAGTAATCCTTGTCCTTGTGGAAATTTATATGAAGGAAACTGTAAATGTTCAGCCACAGAGATAGAAAGATATACTAAAAAATTGTCTGGACCTATTTTAGATAGAATAGATTTAGTTATACAAATGAAAAGATTGAGTGAAGAAGAATTAGTAAATGATAAAAAAGAAGAAAGTTCAGCTGATATAAGAGAAAGAGTTATAAAAGCTAGGGAAATTCAAACTAAAAGATATGGAGAGGCTAAAACTAATTCAAAGATGACTCAGGAAGAATTAAAAAAATATTGTATAATAAAAGAGGAAGATAAAAGATTTTTAATATCAGCTTTAGAAAACTTACAAATTTCTGCAAGAGTTTATGATAAAATTTTAAAAATTGCTAGAACAATAGCAGACTTAGCAGGAGAAGAAGAAATAAATAGAAAACACTTATTAGAAGCAATATCATTTAAAAAGAGGATGTAGTAAAAATAGTAGAGAAAAACAAAGAGTTAAAAAATAAGTGAGTTACATTCCAGATTTTAAGATAAAAATTAAATAGAATGAGCCGAGCAAATCTCGGTGTGTTTGAGTGAAACGAGTTTAGCGAATTTGCAGCGAATTCTTAATTTTTATCTGTTAAGAAATCTGGCTAGTAACGAACTATTTTTCACTATATTGGAGTAGATTATGGATATAGAAAAAATATTTGATTATGCTAGAGAAAATAATATTTCAGATATACATTTACTTGAAGGTGAAAAAATATATTTTAGGAAAGACGGAGAAATAATAGAATATGATAAAAATATTATAATAAGTAAAGATGAACTTTTAGAAATTTGTAATGGAAAAATTGAAGAAGATTTTGCTTATACAGATTCTAAAAATCAGAGATATAGAGTAAATTCTTTTCTAACAAGAGGAAAATTAGCCTTAGTTATTAGAATAATAAATAAAGAACCAATAAAACTTAAAGGAAAATTTATTAATAAGTTAATTGATGAAAAGATTTTATCTTTAAAAGATGGTTTAGTTTTAGTAACTGGAATTACAGGAAGTGGGAAATCAACAACTCTTGCTAATATAATAGAAAAATTTAATGAAAATAAAAATTTAAAAATTTTAACAATAGAAGACCCTATTGAATATATTTTTGAGAATAAAAAATCTTTAATTATTCAAAGGGAACTCGGAAAAGATGTTGAAAGTTTTGAAAAGGCTTTAAAAAGTTCACTAAGACAGGATCCAGATGTTATAATACTGGGAGAAATTAGAGATGAAGAAAGTTTGTATTCAGCTTTGAAGTTAGCAGAAACAGGACATTTAGTTTTTTCTACTTTGCATACAATAAATACAGTTGAGAGTGTGAATAGATTAATTTCTATGGTAAGAAGTGAGAAAAAAGATTTCATAAGGGAGCAATTGGCTTCAGTTTTAAGATTTATTCTTTCACAAGAATTGCATAGAGGAAAAAAGAATGTTCCAATTTTTGAAATTTTAAACAATACTAAGGCAGTTGCAAATTTAATTTTAAATAATAAATTAAATCAAATTCCTACTCTTATTGAAAGTGGAATAGAAAATTTTATGATAACAAAAGAAAAATATTTAAAAAATTTAGAAACAGAGAGTGATTAAACTTGTTAATAGAAACAAACATAGAAATAAATTTAAGAAGTATAGAAGAATTTACTAGGGTGATGGTATCAGAACTTTTAGAAGATAAAATTAATTTTGAAATTTTAATAGAAAGTAATTTAATAAAAATAAAAGTGAAATCTGAGAAATTAAATAAAAATACAGAGTTCTCATATATAGATTTAGGAAATAAAATAGAAGACCAAGTATTAACTATGTGCAAAATAAGTTTATTAAAACTTTTAGATAAAAAATATGATTGGGGTTCTCTTATGGGAGTGCGTCCAACAAAGGTTTTAAGAAGACTTTTAATTAATGGTTGTGATTATAAAGAGGCTAGAAAGATTTTAAAAGATTTCTATTTAGTGACAGATGAAAAAATAAATCTTATGGAAACTGTTGTAAAAAAAGAATTGGAACTTTTAGATAAAGAGCATATAA includes the following:
- a CDS encoding YifB family Mg chelatase-like AAA ATPase; this translates as MKKKIFTSSYLGLESYLVEVEVDISRGLPMFSIVGMGDTAILESKFRVKAALKNSDYEIVPQKIVVNLSPAGIKKEGAQFDLPIALGIILEMKLLKDKKDIFKDYLFVGELSLDGEVKGVSGTINSVILAKEKGFKGIIVPYENRNEASLIDGVDIVAVKNVTDVINFIENGIKLEFEKINLVKAEEDILDFSDVKGQYFAKRAMEISAAGGHNILLIGSPGSGKSMLAKRMIGILPEMSESEIIESTKIYSVAGELSERNPIVSKRPVRMPHHSTTLAAMVGGGKKALPGEISLASNGILILDEMSEFKHSVLEALRQPLEDGYVSITRAMYRVEFRSNFILVGTSNPCPCGNLYEGNCKCSATEIERYTKKLSGPILDRIDLVIQMKRLSEEELVNDKKEESSADIRERVIKAREIQTKRYGEAKTNSKMTQEELKKYCIIKEEDKRFLISALENLQISARVYDKILKIARTIADLAGEEEINRKHLLEAISFKKRM
- a CDS encoding type IV pilus twitching motility protein PilT; amino-acid sequence: MDIEKIFDYARENNISDIHLLEGEKIYFRKDGEIIEYDKNIIISKDELLEICNGKIEEDFAYTDSKNQRYRVNSFLTRGKLALVIRIINKEPIKLKGKFINKLIDEKILSLKDGLVLVTGITGSGKSTTLANIIEKFNENKNLKILTIEDPIEYIFENKKSLIIQRELGKDVESFEKALKSSLRQDPDVIILGEIRDEESLYSALKLAETGHLVFSTLHTINTVESVNRLISMVRSEKKDFIREQLASVLRFILSQELHRGKKNVPIFEILNNTKAVANLILNNKLNQIPTLIESGIENFMITKEKYLKNLETESD